From a single Bacteroidota bacterium genomic region:
- a CDS encoding glycosyltransferase family 4 protein produces MKILYYSPNPNLNLSDPAGYGTHMREMIKAFRALGHEVEVHIMGGTEPKPSVAAKPSLMKRLAKVVIPARRWQTLKDQRLEEFDNDAYDRLLLKMREFKPDFVYERANYFQTSGVNAARRLKVMHFLEVNSPYVEEKVELEGDSGMLEKAREKEGWQLTKTDHVLVVSSSLREYFLHQHRVYAAKFSVVPNAIDPEKGKVNPQDVAAVKSQYNLEGKTVVGWVGSIQPWHGVETLISSFAVVAKQRADIALLVVGSGETIATMQKLAAESGVADRIHFTGSIPHAQVFAHIAAMDIAVLPDTKWYCSPIKIFEYGLLGKAIVATHHAAVLDVMVPDQDGIIIEPGAERLQAALLKLIADPALRSQLGAHWQQKVLRSHTWEANARRVLELFEFAQTSVAR; encoded by the coding sequence ATGAAAATTCTGTACTACTCACCCAACCCCAACCTGAATTTGAGTGATCCCGCCGGATACGGGACGCATATGCGGGAAATGATCAAAGCATTTCGCGCCTTGGGCCATGAGGTGGAGGTGCATATCATGGGCGGCACCGAGCCCAAGCCGAGTGTCGCAGCCAAACCCTCCCTGATGAAACGGTTAGCTAAGGTGGTCATTCCGGCGCGCCGTTGGCAGACCCTCAAGGACCAACGTCTGGAAGAATTTGACAACGATGCCTATGACCGTTTGCTCTTGAAAATGAGGGAATTCAAGCCCGACTTTGTCTATGAACGCGCCAATTATTTTCAAACCTCCGGTGTGAACGCGGCACGTAGATTGAAGGTGATGCATTTCCTTGAAGTCAATTCGCCGTATGTCGAGGAAAAAGTCGAATTGGAAGGTGATAGCGGCATGCTGGAAAAAGCACGCGAAAAAGAGGGCTGGCAACTGACCAAAACCGACCATGTTTTGGTGGTTTCATCCTCTTTGCGGGAGTATTTTCTGCATCAACACCGCGTGTACGCTGCCAAATTTTCCGTCGTCCCCAATGCAATTGACCCTGAAAAGGGAAAAGTGAATCCGCAGGATGTCGCTGCTGTCAAGTCCCAATACAATTTGGAAGGCAAAACCGTCGTCGGATGGGTGGGCTCGATACAGCCGTGGCACGGCGTAGAGACCTTGATTTCCAGCTTCGCAGTGGTCGCAAAGCAACGTGCCGACATTGCTTTGCTCGTCGTCGGAAGTGGCGAAACTATCGCCACCATGCAGAAACTCGCCGCCGAAAGCGGCGTAGCCGACCGCATTCATTTCACAGGATCCATACCGCATGCGCAGGTGTTTGCCCACATCGCTGCGATGGACATCGCCGTGTTGCCCGACACCAAATGGTATTGCTCGCCGATCAAAATCTTTGAATATGGCCTTCTGGGTAAGGCCATTGTGGCGACCCACCATGCAGCGGTTTTGGATGTAATGGTGCCCGATCAGGACGGCATCATCATCGAGCCGGGCGCCGAGCGCCTCCAAGCCGCCTTGTTGAAATTGATCGCAGATCCTGCCTTGCGCAGCCAACTCGGGGCGCATTGGCAGCAAAAAGTGTTGCGCTCCCATACCTGGGAAGCCAATGCCCGGCGGGTATTGGAACTCTTCGAATTTGCCCAAACCAGCGTCGCAAGGTGA
- a CDS encoding PKD domain-containing protein encodes MREVAIEYPDLTSMLGSNYMHLQCRVAICSLLIGFLCLFSGNVRAGHISGVDVGYECINGCTIRVHFRAYRDCSSPITNVSPIGTLSIVADSGCPIPPRMGPWVNASNLEVTPVCPGTPTRCNTPNAAINGIMEHYWYADFDFCSATCSTYTIQWQTCCRNGNISTLFLPNSVGLYASTTVNPFLSPCNSAPTFNSPPVLFICQGQSYFFSQGATDPDNDSLSYSLGPCLGSANTSVPYLPFANPSQPLTGDWEVILDSLTGDLVIRPDLNGPFPGSLQTGVLCVYVQEWRAGQLINTIVRDLQITVIPCAANDPPVTLGVVNLSGGLQLNHFAVSTCVGATVCFDMRITDSDLLQTQTVWWNQSLAAMGATFTLASNPTITDTVIGLMPTVRFCWTPPIAGNFNFGVIMRDDACPTYGISQYNFQIEVSQMQVQAQDSVTGCKVVSLCAIPQGGNFPYHYLWTGVGGLSTNAGYQDSCLAHSYPSSGSFPYTLLLEDAIGCTAVWQDTVVIPNNVLADAGPDMATCANQPTVIGNPPQPSQLLTYNWSPLIGLTNANAAQPTVTLSNNTLLPQQQAYILAITDTVTFCVDEDTMVMTVYPIPSSPFNLIDSVCQAEVVGIPYLGTSGPGANYAWTFAGGIPALAGGQGPHQVSWAQPGPHEVTLTVTENGCVSPTERDTVFVRTNPTAVIGPVLNQCLVGNSFNFQNLGNFGMGATHAWSFWPNATPSVSALQNPTGIVFGTAGPKLITLLTSDQSCSSELDSLYLEVYPDPDALWAVLGGVQCFNGNSHQFVANAGNGALATYQWTFQDGSPATSTDTLPIVSFLSPGPKLVTLTVTAFGCTASHSSTVMVYPEPTVAAGPDMSFCEGDGGVDVFATTSGGTAPFYYTWTCNALSGFCGIDSVFDDDPHVNPSNSAVYFVQVVDANGCTSNLDSLMVTVLDKPSVNAGPDLRLCGLNAPCQVLLPTVMGQGPFSFEWFPATGLNDSSLFNPCSRPDTTTIYVLVATDLSNGCSSDYNTLDTLSSVVVHVNPVPVADAGPNVALCPGDTAILQGTGSGAGPAYQYQWTPSNSMVLANVPSPQAFPAMTTTYTLVVWSNGCPSAADTVQVRVHTTPSVDAGWDRDICLGESVILDAMAGGDSTAQYTYQWSTAIGLNDPNIEDPIATPPRSTTYFVVATSNWGCSSSADSVTISLRPTPVANAGADTTVCFGRRLNLNGSYFYGETDSVADPSEIQFDWTPGVLLSDSGIATPLLAPVVSGMYYLTVTHQDCQTIDSVLVLVIPELNAGIAADTAVICRGDSLQFTGLGGLGNPTYQWSPANGLDDPNVAAPWAFLSDSTEIQLILSEAGCSDTAYLDISVIPSPVAAFLHSSETGCAPLELNVQQTSSDAQGFIWDFGDGAAVSNLPTTTHIYDVPGTYSLQFTALHQGACSSQASNLTVTVFPAPSAEVQAVPDFPALLYLPEAILSLQEFNSDVVSSTWDFGDGIQLQGQSVTHEYLAAGFYNVVVHSTNAQGCMAHDTLGPFEVRAPDLFIPNVFSPNGDGVNDAFLVNYSGDQPFTLTILDRWGSSVYQNLQKNDGWDGTVNGQAAPAGVYYYSLRIGGKSYSGELTLMH; translated from the coding sequence TTGAGAGAGGTAGCCATTGAGTACCCCGACTTGACCTCCATGCTTGGATCCAATTATATGCACCTTCAATGCAGAGTGGCGATTTGCAGCCTACTCATTGGATTCCTTTGCCTTTTTTCCGGAAATGTGAGGGCAGGCCATATTTCTGGGGTCGATGTTGGATATGAATGCATCAACGGTTGCACCATCAGGGTTCATTTTCGAGCCTATCGGGATTGCAGTTCTCCCATCACAAATGTCTCACCGATCGGGACACTTTCCATCGTTGCCGACAGTGGTTGTCCCATTCCCCCGCGCATGGGGCCATGGGTCAATGCTTCCAACTTGGAAGTAACTCCAGTCTGCCCTGGCACCCCGACCCGATGCAATACCCCCAATGCCGCGATCAATGGCATCATGGAGCATTACTGGTATGCAGATTTTGACTTTTGCTCGGCCACCTGCTCCACCTATACCATTCAATGGCAGACATGCTGCCGCAACGGGAACATTTCGACCCTCTTTCTCCCCAATTCGGTGGGTTTGTATGCTTCAACCACCGTCAATCCCTTCTTGTCTCCTTGCAATAGCGCGCCGACCTTCAACAGCCCTCCCGTGTTGTTCATTTGCCAAGGGCAAAGCTATTTCTTCTCCCAAGGCGCGACGGACCCAGACAACGATTCGCTTTCTTATTCCCTGGGCCCATGTTTGGGCAGTGCCAATACTTCCGTGCCTTACCTTCCATTTGCAAATCCATCGCAGCCGCTTACCGGCGATTGGGAGGTGATTTTGGATTCTCTTACCGGCGACTTGGTCATTCGCCCCGACCTCAATGGTCCTTTCCCGGGTAGCCTTCAGACAGGTGTGCTCTGCGTGTATGTCCAAGAATGGCGCGCCGGCCAACTCATCAATACGATTGTGCGGGATTTGCAAATCACAGTCATTCCCTGTGCCGCTAATGACCCGCCGGTGACACTGGGCGTGGTGAACTTGTCTGGAGGGTTACAGCTCAACCATTTCGCGGTGAGCACCTGTGTCGGCGCGACGGTTTGCTTTGATATGCGTATTACGGATTCAGATCTGCTTCAGACACAGACAGTTTGGTGGAACCAAAGTCTTGCTGCGATGGGAGCCACCTTTACCCTCGCTTCCAATCCTACCATCACCGACACAGTGATTGGCCTCATGCCTACGGTGAGATTTTGTTGGACGCCTCCCATTGCGGGCAATTTTAATTTTGGTGTGATCATGCGGGACGATGCTTGCCCTACCTATGGGATCAGCCAATACAATTTTCAGATTGAGGTAAGCCAAATGCAGGTGCAGGCGCAGGATTCTGTGACGGGATGCAAGGTCGTCTCGCTTTGTGCGATTCCTCAAGGCGGCAATTTTCCCTATCATTATCTTTGGACCGGCGTCGGTGGGCTATCCACCAATGCGGGTTACCAAGACAGTTGCTTGGCGCATTCCTATCCGAGTTCAGGTTCATTTCCCTACACCTTGCTACTTGAGGACGCCATTGGATGTACAGCTGTTTGGCAAGATACCGTGGTGATTCCCAACAATGTGCTTGCCGACGCTGGGCCTGACATGGCGACGTGTGCCAATCAGCCGACGGTGATCGGAAATCCGCCGCAGCCAAGCCAACTGCTCACTTACAATTGGTCACCCTTGATCGGCCTTACCAATGCCAATGCGGCGCAGCCGACGGTTACCTTGTCCAACAATACATTGCTCCCGCAACAGCAGGCCTATATTTTGGCCATTACCGACACGGTAACCTTCTGCGTCGATGAAGATACGATGGTGATGACGGTCTATCCGATTCCGTCTTCGCCCTTCAACTTGATAGACAGTGTTTGCCAGGCCGAGGTTGTCGGTATTCCTTATTTGGGAACGAGCGGACCTGGCGCAAACTATGCCTGGACGTTTGCAGGTGGCATTCCTGCCTTGGCGGGGGGGCAAGGACCACACCAAGTGTCTTGGGCGCAACCCGGCCCGCACGAGGTCACGCTAACGGTGACGGAAAACGGCTGCGTTTCCCCGACTGAGCGTGACACCGTTTTTGTAAGAACCAACCCGACGGCTGTGATCGGTCCCGTGTTGAACCAATGTTTGGTTGGAAACAGCTTCAATTTCCAGAATTTAGGCAATTTTGGAATGGGGGCCACGCATGCATGGTCATTTTGGCCCAATGCGACACCCTCGGTAAGTGCGCTTCAAAATCCAACGGGAATCGTATTTGGAACAGCAGGTCCTAAATTGATTACCCTGCTTACAAGTGACCAAAGCTGTTCCAGCGAGCTGGATAGTCTGTATTTGGAGGTTTACCCCGATCCCGACGCCTTGTGGGCCGTTTTGGGAGGCGTGCAATGTTTTAATGGAAACAGCCACCAATTCGTCGCAAATGCCGGGAATGGCGCCCTCGCAACCTATCAATGGACTTTTCAGGATGGAAGTCCGGCGACAAGCACCGATACTTTGCCGATCGTTTCCTTTCTCAGTCCCGGACCGAAACTTGTGACCTTGACGGTTACTGCTTTTGGATGTACCGCCTCGCATTCCAGCACGGTCATGGTCTATCCGGAACCAACCGTCGCTGCGGGGCCAGATATGTCGTTTTGCGAAGGTGACGGAGGTGTTGATGTCTTTGCGACGACATCTGGCGGTACCGCACCCTTTTATTACACTTGGACTTGCAATGCGCTCAGTGGATTCTGTGGGATCGACAGTGTTTTCGACGATGATCCGCATGTAAATCCCAGTAATTCAGCTGTTTATTTTGTGCAAGTGGTGGATGCCAATGGTTGTACCAGCAATTTGGATTCGCTGATGGTGACTGTTTTGGACAAGCCATCGGTCAATGCCGGACCAGATTTGAGGCTATGTGGCTTGAATGCTCCCTGTCAGGTGCTGTTGCCGACCGTGATGGGGCAGGGTCCTTTCTCCTTCGAATGGTTTCCCGCTACCGGCCTCAACGATTCCAGTTTGTTCAATCCATGTTCAAGACCTGATACCACGACCATATATGTGTTGGTCGCGACGGACCTTTCCAATGGATGCAGCAGCGATTACAATACCTTGGATACACTCAGCTCGGTTGTGGTGCATGTCAATCCCGTACCTGTTGCAGATGCTGGGCCCAACGTCGCGTTATGCCCGGGTGATACGGCGATTCTGCAAGGGACAGGAAGCGGCGCGGGGCCGGCCTACCAATATCAATGGACGCCTTCCAATTCGATGGTTTTGGCAAATGTGCCTAGCCCTCAAGCCTTTCCTGCCATGACGACGACCTATACGTTGGTCGTTTGGAGCAATGGTTGCCCTAGCGCGGCCGACACCGTGCAGGTACGCGTGCATACGACCCCATCGGTCGATGCAGGTTGGGACAGGGACATTTGTCTTGGCGAAAGCGTGATCCTTGATGCCATGGCTGGGGGTGACAGCACTGCGCAATACACGTATCAGTGGTCCACGGCTATCGGCTTGAATGACCCCAATATCGAGGATCCCATTGCCACACCACCGCGAAGCACCACTTATTTTGTAGTTGCGACCTCCAATTGGGGCTGCAGCAGCTCAGCGGACTCAGTGACGATTTCGCTGAGGCCAACGCCAGTGGCCAACGCGGGTGCAGACACGACGGTTTGTTTTGGAAGGCGCTTGAATTTGAACGGCAGCTATTTTTATGGAGAGACGGATTCGGTCGCGGATCCTTCCGAAATTCAATTTGATTGGACTCCGGGGGTTTTGTTGAGCGATTCAGGGATTGCCACACCGTTGCTTGCGCCGGTTGTATCCGGCATGTATTATCTCACGGTCACGCACCAGGATTGTCAAACAATTGATTCCGTGTTGGTTTTGGTGATACCTGAGCTCAATGCCGGAATTGCAGCAGATACCGCGGTGATTTGCCGAGGAGATTCCCTTCAATTCACAGGTTTGGGTGGCTTGGGTAATCCGACGTATCAGTGGTCTCCCGCAAATGGGTTGGACGATCCGAATGTTGCGGCTCCTTGGGCCTTCCTTTCAGATAGCACGGAGATCCAACTGATTTTGTCAGAAGCGGGCTGCAGTGACACTGCTTATTTGGACATTTCAGTGATTCCAAGCCCCGTGGCGGCCTTTTTGCATTCTTCGGAAACCGGATGCGCGCCGCTGGAATTGAATGTGCAACAGACAAGCAGTGACGCCCAAGGTTTCATTTGGGATTTTGGGGATGGAGCAGCCGTATCCAATCTCCCGACAACCACACATATATATGATGTGCCAGGCACTTATTCGCTGCAATTCACTGCCTTGCACCAAGGTGCCTGCAGTTCACAAGCCTCCAATCTTACGGTCACGGTTTTTCCAGCTCCCTCGGCCGAGGTGCAGGCCGTTCCGGATTTTCCAGCGCTGCTTTACCTGCCGGAAGCCATCCTTTCCCTGCAAGAATTCAACTCCGATGTTGTTTCGAGCACCTGGGATTTCGGGGACGGGATTCAGCTACAAGGCCAATCAGTGACCCATGAATACCTCGCCGCAGGATTTTACAACGTCGTCGTGCATTCAACCAATGCGCAGGGTTGCATGGCGCATGACACATTGGGCCCTTTTGAGGTCCGAGCCCCGGATTTGTTCATTCCCAATGTCTTCAGCCCCAATGGAGACGGGGTCAACGATGCGTTTCTTGTGAATTATTCAGGCGATCAACCGTTTACGCTCACCATTTTGGATCGATGGGGTTCATCGGTTTACCAGAACTTGCAAAAAAACGACGGTTGGGATGGCACGGTCAACGGACAAGCCGCACCTGCGGGAGTTTACTATTACAGCTTACGAATCGGAGGCAAAAGCTATTCTGGAGAACTAACGCTAATGCATTAG
- a CDS encoding class I SAM-dependent methyltransferase: MSTVETLYKEKGKVEKYYTLCRDDVVRFLTKFLKKNDRKLVRVLEIGCSGGGTGRLMKEKFGVEFYAGVELMPDAAKQAATNIDWVKCDNIEEMIDQGRLGELPEGKFDAILFLDVLEHLYNPWEVVDALPKLLNPNGILVGSIPNAGNLYILWKLMRDQFEYEDEGLLDRTHLRFFTLQTIKNMLRKHFDLIFLDSNHDTWKTMNWQQKFFYIPTLGLWKRLFIRQYLFIGQVKKAE, translated from the coding sequence ATGTCGACAGTAGAGACTTTATACAAGGAAAAAGGGAAGGTAGAAAAATACTATACCCTGTGTCGCGACGATGTCGTTCGGTTTCTGACCAAGTTCTTGAAAAAGAATGACCGGAAGCTTGTTCGCGTTTTGGAAATCGGCTGCTCGGGCGGTGGTACCGGCAGGCTGATGAAGGAGAAGTTCGGCGTAGAATTTTACGCTGGGGTCGAACTGATGCCTGATGCTGCGAAACAAGCGGCGACAAATATCGATTGGGTCAAATGCGACAACATCGAGGAAATGATCGACCAAGGTCGCCTCGGTGAATTGCCCGAAGGGAAATTTGATGCGATTCTGTTTTTGGACGTCCTCGAGCACCTTTACAATCCTTGGGAAGTCGTCGATGCGCTGCCAAAGTTGCTGAATCCGAATGGGATTTTGGTCGGCAGTATCCCCAATGCCGGCAATCTCTACATTCTCTGGAAACTGATGCGCGATCAGTTTGAATATGAAGACGAAGGGCTGCTGGATCGCACGCACCTTCGGTTTTTTACGCTGCAAACGATCAAAAACATGCTGCGCAAGCATTTTGACCTGATCTTCTTGGACAGCAACCATGACACTTGGAAGACCATGAACTGGCAGCAAAAATTCTTCTACATCCCGACATTGGGGCTGTGGAAGCGGCTGTTCATCCGGCAATACCTCTTCATCGGGCAAGTCAAAAAAGCTGAATGA
- a CDS encoding DUF2752 domain-containing protein — protein MDPIVDWFKNHYLACPYKSFLGIECFGCGMQRSFVALLQGNLAESLALYPALLPMIFTFTCTATHLIFKFRNGANVIKYSFFCTAAIVLIAFGVKVYISNA, from the coding sequence ATGGATCCAATTGTAGATTGGTTCAAAAATCATTATTTGGCTTGCCCATACAAGTCCTTTTTAGGAATTGAATGCTTTGGATGCGGCATGCAGCGATCTTTTGTGGCTTTATTGCAAGGTAATCTTGCCGAAAGCTTGGCCCTGTACCCTGCGCTCCTCCCAATGATTTTCACCTTCACTTGCACCGCCACTCATCTCATTTTTAAATTTCGCAACGGTGCCAATGTCATTAAGTATTCCTTTTTTTGCACAGCAGCGATTGTCCTGATCGCCTTTGGGGTAAAAGTATACATCTCCAACGCCTGA